AGCTTCCCGTGCCTCGCCCATggagccgccgctccagatccgggGTTCCCCACGCAGAGGCAGGGCAGCCAAGGCCCCGCCACCACGatccttggcgccccgggcttgcccggcggctgcctcacgcggcgaggaagggagggggagggagtgaggccgaggggggggcggctagggttgggagggttGGTTCGATCTCGTCTCCTGCTGATGGAtggaccctaaaccctaaaccctatgaACTTTTTAGAAGATACTGATAGATTCAGTTTACTCGTCTCCATTTAAAATTGCGTCAACAAATGTGATTTCCTTGGGGATCAAAGTCCAAAGAAGATAATTGTGCCACATCGTTTATACTATATGTGTACTTTTTTCAAAACCTGGATTTGTATATGAACCCATGTGGGAAGGAACTCAATCATTAGTAACTGGGCACTGTGCTGCTTCTTTCTGATTTATAACGGAAGTAAGAACCAGATACCTTGCAAGGAAAATCCACCAAACATCTACTCCCTCCATGaagaaatataagactttttagatcactactttagtgatctataaaaagtcttatatttctttacagagggagtacttaagATTTCCATACCGTACTTGATTAGTTACTGTCTCCAACATTACTAATAGCCGTCTTCTGTTTATACAGGCTTTACACTCTCATTTCCAGACAACATCTCATTTGCAATGCACAATCATGTGAGGTTATCTGTTTATCACTTCTTAACAAATCTCCTCCATGGGAGTATGTCGCATATGCAAGTTATATTTATGGTCCACATCAACTACGCTGCAGATGCTGATGATTTACTGGTAGCGAGTGCCCAAAGCTCCACAACTGCTCGCTCAAGGTTACTTGCTGCAGAAAGAGAGGAAGCGAAAGCTGTGCTGTCGCTGTTCTTAAGGCAGAAAGGTTTGAGAAGTGCGGTAGCTGCACGGATCGCCAACAAATCAGATGGATTTATTGAGCACCTGAGTTCAAAGCTCCAAAGCGCTTACAGATCTCGATATGCTGAAGGTTTGCATCGTGAAGTTGCTATCTATAAACTTGTAGCTTATTGGTTCTGAACATTTCACAACATGTTTGTTTTTCAGGAAGGGAGCTGAGTACACCTGAGATCAGAGATGCTATCCTTCCCTATCTAGAAGCTCTTTCTAAAGAACATGGGGATAATTTGGTTGAAGTGGTAGAGAACTTCCCTGATCCTTTTTCTGCAGAAAGGGAGTCCTTATCTTACACAATGATACTTACACCGACAAGCTCAAATaagcagaaggcaattgctcgagTAAGCACACCAACCTCAGGAGGAGCCCTCCCAGAGCTAGTGCTCTACCTACTGGACTACGGCATGGACCATGAGGAGATCAAGAATGTCGTGCGCAAGTTCCCAGCATTTGCGTACTACAATGTGGATCGCAAGATAAAGCCCCTGGTGGAGCTACTGCTTGAGCTTGGTGTGCCAAGGTCAGGCATACCCGGAATCATCAGGAAGAGGCCTCAGCTATGTGGAATCAGCTTGACAGATAATCTGAAACCTATGATGGCCTATATGGAGAATATTGGTGTCAACAAAGCTCAGTGGAGCAAGGTGATATGCCGGTTCCCAGCATTTCTCACGTATAGCAGGCAGAAGGTGGAGATAACTGTGAGCTACCTTACTGAACTAGGAGTTTCTAAGGAGAACATCGGCAAGATCCTCACACGATGTCCTCATCTCATGAGCTATAGTGTCAATGACAACCTCAGACCAACTGCTGACTACTTCCGGTCGATCGGCGCAGATGCTGCATCTCTTATTCAGAAATGTCCCCAGGCTTTTGGTTTGAACATAGAGTCAAAGCTGAAGCCAATCACAGAGTTTTTCCTGCAGAGGGAGTTCAGCATCGAGGAAATTGGCATTATGGTAAATAGATTTGGGATTATTCACACTCTCAGCTTGCAAGAAAATTTGATTCCCAAATATGAATATTTCCTGACGATGGGGTACCCAAGGTATGAGCTTGTGAAATTTCCGCAGTACTTCGGGTACAGCTTAGAGCAGAGGATAAAACCTCGGTATGCTCGGATGACTGGTTGTGGGGTGAGGTTGATTCTGAACCAGATGTTGTCGGTCTCTGAAAGcagatttgaggaaattcttCAAAAGAAATCAGGTGGATTTTGAGATTATCACAATCTCAGAAAGAACAATTTTTTACGTAGCCTGGTAGATGGGTAGTTTTCATCACACAAGAACTATGTTGGAAATTTGTACTTCGCCATGCTCCTTTGTAGTTGAATGGCAGTTGATGGACGTGCAGCATTTGAGAGGAACAGTTTTGATATATATAACTGCTTTGCCATGCTCTTTTGTACTTGCATGGCAGTTGATGGACGCGCAGCATTTGGATAGAAACAGCTttgatttataattgttggcGGCTTAGGTGGCTGGTTTAGGTGatttccctcttttttttatatattgtttgcaaGGGTAGGTGTGGTATGCTGGCGATGTCAAATGTGGTTTCCTATTTGATAATAGTgatctaaaagatcttatattagtttacatgaGGGAGTACAAGTTCTTGTTGCCGATTTATGTTTTTGATCTGCTACTGATTTGTTTTTTATGAACTTTATTTCTTCCATCATATTCTACTCTCTTCCTTTGCTGCACGTGAGGTtatattttggagttaaatgttGCAGCCAGCTCTCCCAGAGTCCCAGTTAACGGGAAAGTCCCGGCAATATGACAGGCTCAGTGCAGATTTGTTACTTCCATGTTCCCTTTCAATTCCCCCACATTCTCAGCCAACTCTTAATCAGTGCAGATTTGTTACTTCCATGTTCCCGGCAATAAGGGTTACCGATCTTGATGTACTGCAATCTGCAGCTGAAAGTGCTATTGATCTCTACCTGTCTGCGTAACATTTCTAACTCTGAAACAACATAGGACTACAAGGGTTTCTAGACCTTCGTACAGCGCATCCAGCCATGACATTCCACCCAACATCGttcccaaccaaacacaccctgcaGATCTCTGCATATACGTCTAGGTAGCATTCCTCACACAAATTTGTACCGATCAtgctaactactccctccgttcctaaatactcacCCTGTAAaggaatataagagcatttagatcaccaagtagtgatctaaacgctcttatattctttacggagggagtatatgttaaAACTACCAAAACGccatatatttaggaacaaagagAGTATATAGAAGGGTTTATAGTACTGGTCTTCTAAAAATCTCTGCTATGGTAAAACAGATGCATCTTCCGAGTGTTCATAAGAGATTTCATTATGGTCCGGAGATGATACCATCCGACTTATCTTCTATCGTTTTCTTTAGATATATCAAGTGTGTGTAGCCAATGGATCTAACTGTACATGACAAGTGCCAGCGAATACAGCACATCCATGCACAGTGACGGTTCAACACCATTATCTCAGGTTTACCCATTTTTGAAACGAGTGGTTTACCCATTTGGCATCACTCATTCTAGTAGGGTAATAAACATGACATCGATCAACATGATTGTAGCGAAGCCCTTCAGTGTTTTTTAGAATCAGGTCTTCTAGTGTTGCGCCAATGCTTGCTCAGCACTGCACATATAGCTCCGCGCACttcactcttatctcaatgctgtgAAGGATTCAGCAATGACCAACCTAATAGAACTGGGAAACAAAAAGGTTAAAACATGAGGTGTTGAGGTgcgtacaagattgagtacagaAAAAAATGCGGTAAGATCGCTGACACACCATGATTTGTCAAGAAAACCACCTCATTAAATAAACATGAACGGATATACAAGACCACATTCCAGCCTACACATAACACACACCCCACAGCAAATGAGGTGGAATCACTAATCAGACACCATAAGCGCAAAAAATTCTAAGCTGAATCACATATATTTTTGCACGTAGCCCCAAATCCGACTTGCTTTACCAAATGTTTGATAGGAAATAAACGAAGCAGGCACATTAGTTTCTGAAAAAACTAAGTATCTGCTTGTCAGTTAACTAAACCCAACTAGCATGATTTCCTGCTTGCAAGATGTTTTCTATCAAATAAGTAACTAAAATCCGTCATTAGTACAGAACTAAAGATATACAGCTCAACTGTAACCCCCAAGAAAGCATCTTGTGGTCAGCACCAGTAATGCATTATCCCTCCGTATCTAACTTGGTAGGTCAAAGTGACATTCAAAAGTATTATCAACTTCAAACAATACTCCTGTAGATTTAGAAAGTTTTTCAAAGAAGCACAAAATGCTTACTCGATGTGTATGACAACTCATCAGCAGAAATAAAAAAACAGCTGCATCGACATTAACTAAATGAACAACAACTAATAAAAAAGATACTGGACCATTTAGCACTGATATGATCAATGTATATGAATTCGACGCATCAAATTATTGCCTAAACTCAACAGTTCATCATATAAATTGCTTATTTGGAGCATCAGATTTAACCAAGGTTTGTGAACAAAACTAATCAGAGGCAGTGAATCGCATGAGCAGTATACACGCCTATGGCCAAAACACCCGACCGTATACATATTTAACACAGGCTCCAGCAGAGTATTTTGGCTGTTGATACCATGACTATGAGCACAACTTTCAAAATTCAAACAAGGCACACAATCAATGGTACAGGGCAAATGATAATTCACATATTGCATGACTGAACACAGCCTTTGCCTAATAAAATTAAACCATTCGCAGCATGAAGGCACTAAAGAGTAAATGGGCACACACAAATTACAGGGCAACAAAGATAGGTAGAGCAGTCTTTGTGGTATGGTAATTTGGATGCATTGCTAGTCTACACCAGTTAAGTAATCTACTAGATCCAAGATAAACAAGGAACATACGTCTCTCCTAGCGTTGCACATTGAGCATCTCCTTAGCCTCCTTCTGTTCGCTTTGCAGGGCATCACTTGTGTACTTGCTCagcagctccttcttcttcttctctagcaCCATTCGTTCAATCTCCTTCTCATCGGGGAGCGGCACATGTGCGACAAACTCCCTCCCAGCCtcttcccccttctctctttccaTTCTCTCCTCCTCcagcctcctctcctcctcaacctcctcctccacctcctcgaaCAGCACCTCCCTAGCAGCCTCCCCACCACGCCCACCTGCTGCAGCTACCTCGCCACTCACCACATTCTTCATGGCCTCCCGCCGCACACGCTCCACGCGGTGCCACTCCGTGACAACCTCGTCCCGCATGCGCTTCTCGGCAGCACCTTCAAGGGGTTCAAGCACACCGTCCTCATCGTCATAGTATCCGTAGTACCCGGCATTGATGCGCTTGTGGATCTCGTAGCGGGTGCGGCGTTTGCGGACCTCAGGTGGCTTGTCAAATAGCTCACGGACGCCGGGTAGCTTCTTGGCAGCACCAAAGTAGCGGTAGCCCGGACCCCTGCCGGAGGGGTTGGGGATGGCAACGATGTTGCCGTCGAGGTCGGTCATGAGGGCTGCGTTGGAGCTGCGAGAGTAGTCGCGGCCTCCGAGCTCGAGGATGCGGCGCTCCCAATGGCTGCGCTCGCGGAGGAGCTTGTTGATCTCGTCGTTGAGGTCTCGGAGGCGGTGCTCCCCGAGGCCCTCGTTCTGGATCTCGGCGACCTTGACGCCGATCTCGCGCAGGATCTCGCCACGCCAGCGGTCGGCGTCGGCGAGGTCCCGGCACTCGGAGGCGAGGTACGGCCGGCGCTCGCGGGGCTTGCGCTTCTCCTCCTGCTTCATCGTGATGAAGCGGTTCAGCATGGACTGCGCCTTCTCCTCGTTACGAGCCATGGTGAGCGGTCGCGCGGAGCGGCCGGTGGCGGtgcgggtggcggcggcggcgaggttcGCGAGCTTGGGAGCGAGGGTTTGAGGGGGGAGGCGAGCGGGCTGGATTGGGATTTGCGGGTAGGTATTTTGACGGGATTtccgggctaggttagccggtttAGACCCTGGTTAGaatcataatagattatgataatctgaattatgaaaatagattatataatctggtttataaaaataatctaggtggataTGTTTGGAGACCAGATTATATAAAGTGTAATCCAGGTTTACATTGTATAATGACCTGTCTGTCCACAGTTTTTTTTTAAAGAGAAGGATGTCGGTGGTAGGAAtgtattatctccaactttacatgGGTAATGAGTCATTAgcaattcataatctgattttagctggtatacagtagattatgagtttttaataatctattcatctattttttataatctacaccataagttgtcctgtttggagacataatagattataaaaactggattatataatctggatggttccaaacagcgccttagagcatctccaagagCATCTCCAAGAGCATACCCATATTTGCTCTCAATACCCAAAAACTGTTTTTTTTATATTGGGGCAAAAAACTAGCTCCAAGAGCATACCCATAAATGGTCCccatcaaaaaaaatttaggtcaCTACCCAAAACCTAGCCCAGAATTGGCATATATGGGTATTGTAGGGCAAATACCCATCCGACCCAAATCTCGCGTGGGAACTCGAAACCGCTCGCGCGCGGAAGTTTCCCTCATCGCCTCGCCTTCCTGCTCGATCCCGCCACcgctgctgatgacccacaagtataggggatcaatcgtagtcctttcgataagtaagagcgtcgaacccaacgaggaggagaaggctctgataaacggttttcagcaaggtaataactgcaagcactgaaaatagcggtaacaagtgatggtgtagtgaggtgaaacgtagcaagcgaaaagtaacaagtaacaagtagtagcaatggtgcagcaagtggttcaatcccttttgtaacaagggacaagcctgaacaaagtcttataagaggaaaaacgcttccgaggacacacgggaatttctgtcatgctagtttcatcatgttcatatgattcgcgtccgttactttgatagtttgatatgtgggtggaccggcgcttgggtactgcccttacttggacaagcatcacacttatgattaacccctctcgcaagcatccgcaactacgaaagaagaattaagacaacgtctaaccatagcattaaactagtgaatccaaatcagccccttacgaagcaacacatagactggggtttaagcttctgtcactccagcaacccatcatctacttactactccccaatgccttcctctaggcccaaatatggtgaagtgttatctagtcgatgttcacataacaccattagaggaaaaacgacatacaacatatcaaaataccgaacgaataccacactcacatgactattattagcatgacttatcccatgtcctcaggaacaaaagtgactactcacaaagcataatcatagtcatgatcagaggtgtaatgaataccatcaaggatctgaacataaactcttccaccaagtaatccaactagcatcaactaccaagagtaatcaacactactagcaaccttacaagtaccaatcggagtcgcgagacggagattggttacaagagaagaactagggattggagaggagatggtgctgatgaagatgttggtggagatgcctcccctccgacgagaggagtgttggtgatgacgatggcaacgattcccccctccgggagggaagttttcccggcaggatcgtcctgccggagctctagattggatatgctcaagttccgcctcgtggcgggggcgaaaccacgaaaaagctcccgaatgattttttctggaacgaaacccttcatatagcaaaaaaggggggccagtgggccgccagggtgcccacaagccctgttgccgcggccaggggggtaggtcgctgcaaccaggcttgtgggcccctggttgctcccctctgacacttctttcacccagtattttttataaaatccaaaaaaaatccacgttgattttcaggacatttggagttgcgcagaatagagcactcagacttgctccttttccagtccagaattccagctgccggtattctccctcttcaaataaaccttgcaaaataagagagaaaaggcataagtaaggctccacaaagtataataacagtccataaagcgataaatatcaacatgaaagcatgatgcaaaatggacgtatcaactcccccaagcttagacctcgcttgtcctcaagcgaaaacgaagacccaaaacatgtccacatgtttagggatgaaggtgtcgataaaaaaaatgcgaacatgagggcatcatgatcacacatagaacagcaatacatgatagagattcttatgggaaagtaacaattccttcacaaagcaaagtatgagacaaaaaaccttaccgagaagtagccaacaacagtccatagtcattgaagcaattgcaatttatcatattatcagaaagagtcaaatgagagcttgtaaggaaaatccacatactcaatcttctcttttgttttccacaattgttacaactcacgtggtactcatgatatcaaagtttcagttggacacagagaaagataggggcttatagtttgcctcccaaccatttacctcaaaggtaaagtcaacaataataaagcataagtactcagctccaagttgatatatgaatatagatctttctcaagcatatgacgtttaccaagaaaaaggctaagtaaggaattggtgaagatcaccatgactcttacaagggcaagaagtaaaggtacaagataggcccttcgcagagggaagcagaggttgtcatgcgctttggaggtttggatgcgtgtcctcttagtgcggaggaacgtcactttatattgcctcctgtgattaagaactttattatgcagtctgtcgcttttatgtcttcctcatcacaggttcgtacaaagcttattttccacacactaatagatcatacatattagagatcaatttttattgcttgcaccgatgacaacttacttgagggatcttattcaatccataggtaggtatggtggacactcatggcaaaactgggttgaaggtttatggatgcacaagtagtatctctacttggtgcaggagttttggctaatatgaggtggaagcaatcgtcgcatgctaagggatctctagtcatataacattgtttggagccaagcaaacacaattcattatgttgtcttccttgtccaacatctacttctaggcatgtaatagtttggtgagtgctcacaattatagaaagttctAAGATGATAtaattatatgtgaacctctctttccttattacttcttattaattgcaacaatgactcaggtctatgttggtctactctcaacaagtttcaatcatcatacttgttatatgtgaagctatcactttccataagatcatctcatgatctttcatgctatcgttcttttcatacttttgatcattgcacaaaacaaagcccttgactgagatactctttattatatagctcgcaagcttgaatacatcgggggagacacaaggcaaaagactcaaactaaacactaaagacttattccacaaagagaagaaataaaaactgaaaaggaaagaactaaaacaaaggtaaaagcaaaagatataatggtgatacgataccagggcaactccgccaagcttggcaaaagccaaggggattgcccataccaatgcttagttgtcttcctttggtggtgatggtggtggtgttgttgaagtagtctgatcctccgtcttccaaggcataggtgctccatcatggcaggatgaacaagtcgccggaatcctcaaatctgcagtcaaccgtattgatttaaatccatactcatactcacagttttggttctgcaggtcatagatctggccctggagttgaccaaccttgtcatagagcctggagaggtgcttcccaatgtcaatggcatccatctcgtgattgttggtgaactccgtgatcatcatgtggttggcgttgagaccacgctccaccatcccttggcacttgaagacttgttcttCCAttccttcgagcctcgtctccacgcttccggtcttcttaggcccctcaacatcacggatgtgcaacatcccctcgctcatcttgatagattgggggtgctgcaacacttccgtgaggtaaggattgatgaccttctcgaagatcttgtccttaggaacttttggggaagtcatgacgatctagatctgcagcagaaacaggcccgaaacgaaaacacatgaaaactgcgcgatacggagatcaaaaccctcgggcatatatataatgattttttctggaccagaagaagtgcttcgcaagaaaacggagtccgggaggcacacgagctgcccacaagccctgttgccgcggccaggggggaggccgcgacaaccaagcttgtggccgcctcgtgcgctctccggactgctttttatttttctaattttccaaaaattccaaaacggagaaaatttcctattggaaaagtttcggagtccaattacttaccaaagcagatacctcttggttttcagggtctgaaacaggctgataaacatcccttatgtactcctctggagttatgatattgatgatattggtctcaacatttatgggagtaccagagatataatgcttgattctttgcccgtttaccactctaggaaaattgccttccgtgttattgattttgatggcaccggaacgatatacttcctcgacaacgtagggaccttcccatttagagagaagcttgcctgcaaagaatcttaaacaaaaattgtatagcaggacataatcacctacattgaactctcgtttttgtattcttttatcgtgccatctcttaagcttttccttgaacaacttggcattctcatatgcctgggccctccattcatctaatgagatgatatcaaacaaccgcttctcaccggcaagtttgaaatcgaagttgagctctttgattacccaataagctttgtgttcaatctcaagaggtaaatgagaggccttaccgtaaaccattttatacggcgacatgcccatgagattcttataagcagtcctataagcccatagtgcatcgtcaagtttgctagaccaattctttcgagatctattgacagtcttttgtaagatcaatttgatctccctattactcaactccacttgaccactagactaaggatgataaggagatgcaactctatggttgacatcatacttagcgagcatcttgcggaaaaacaccatgaatgaagtgtgaaccgccatcagtcatcagatatctagggagtccaaatcttgggaaaatgacttctttaagcattttaatagaggtgtggtgatcaacattcttagtggggatagcctctacccacttagtgacataatccacagcaactaagatgtgattgtacccattggaactcgggaaaggtcccatataatcaaagccccagacatcaaatggttcaatgaccagtgaatagttcataggcatttcctgacgcttactgatgttccctattctttggcattcgtcacaagacatgacaaacttacgggcatccttgaagagcgtgggccaatagaaacctgattgcaatatcttatgggcagttctgtctccagcatggtgtcctccgtaagcctcggaatgacacttctgcaggatttgtccctgttcatgttcagacacacaacgtctaataacaccatctactccttccttatagaggtgaggatcatccaaaaattagtgtctcaaatcaaagaagaatttcttcttttgctggtaggtgaaactgggtggtatgtatttggctacgatatagtttgcgtaatcagcataccatggtgcactatgtgaagtgcggatgacattcaattgctcatcaggaaagctgtcatcaataggtcgtgggtcatcaaggacattctctagcctagacaagctatctgctacagggttatcagcaccctttcggtcaacaacatgcaaatcaaattcctgtagcaggagaacccatctgattagcctaggcttagcgtccttcttctccataaggtacttaatagcagcatgattagagtggaTAATGaccttggagtcaactatataagatctgaactttccacatgcaaacacgactgctaaaaactccttctccgtggtggcatagtttctttgggcactgtctagagttttactagcgtagtgaatgacattcaacttcttgtcaactctttgtcctagaacaacaccaacagcataatcactagcatcgcacatgatttcaaagggcaagttccaatcaggtggttgaacaataggtgcggttatcaaagccttcttaagtatttcgaaagcttcctcaaaatcctcatcaaaaacaaaaggaacatccttctgcaagaggttggtaagaggcctagaaatcttagagaagtccttaatgaaccttctatagaaaccaacatgacctaggaaacttcgtatgccTCTGGTATCTGTGggacaaggcattttctcaattgcatcaaccttagccttatcaacttcaatgcctctctccgagattttgtgtcctaagacgatgccttcattaaccatgaagtggcacttctcccagttcaagacaaggttggtatctttgcatctctgtaagactcgatcaaggttgctgaggcaatcgtcaaaggaagaaccgtagatggagaaatcatccatgaaaacctcaacaatcttttcattcacaaaagtcagagaatatagccatcatacatctttgaaatgtggcaggtgcattgcacaagccaaaaggcatacgtctataagcgaaggtaccgaaggggcatgtgaaggtgattttctcttgatcagattgggcaacaggtatctgcgagaaacctgaataaccatctagaaagcagaagtgtgtgtgtgtttagatagcctttctagcatctggtcgatgaacggtaaaggataatggtccttcctcgttgccttgttcagtttccggaagtctatcaccatcctatagccagtaataatcctttgcgggattagttcatccttatcattaggaacgatggtgatacctcccttcttaggtacgcaatgtacaggacttacccaatcactgtgagcaacGGGATatatgattcctgcttctagaagctttaatatttcttttctcacaacctctttcatcctcggatttaatctccgttgatgatcagcaactggcttagaatcaggatcggttttaatcttgtgctgacatagagtgggactaatacccttaagatcatcaagagtatatccaatagcagcacggtgcttcctcaaggtttttaataacttcttctcttcgtgatccgagaggtgagcactaataataacaggatatatctcgttctcatcaagataggcatacttaagagtat
This genomic stretch from Hordeum vulgare subsp. vulgare chromosome 6H, MorexV3_pseudomolecules_assembly, whole genome shotgun sequence harbors:
- the LOC123403790 gene encoding transcription termination factor MTERF5, chloroplastic-like encodes the protein MTSLQAAPRISLHLTPSEHLGRLLPPWRLVLSPFSSCGLYTLISRQHLICNAQSYADDLLVASAQSSTTARSRLLAAEREEAKAVLSLFLRQKGLRSAVAARIANKSDGFIEHLSSKLQSAYRSRYAEGRELSTPEIRDAILPYLEALSKEHGDNLVEVVENFPDPFSAERESLSYTMILTPTSSNKQKAIARVSTPTSGGALPELVLYLLDYGMDHEEIKNVVRKFPAFAYYNVDRKIKPLVELLLELGVPRSGIPGIIRKRPQLCGISLTDNLKPMMAYMENIGVNKAQWSKVICRFPAFLTYSRQKVEITVSYLTELGVSKENIGKILTRCPHLMSYSVNDNLRPTADYFRSIGADAASLIQKCPQAFGLNIESKLKPITEFFLQREFSIEEIGIMVNRFGIIHTLSLQENLIPKYEYFLTMGYPRYELVKFPQYFGYSLEQRIKPRYARMTGCGVRLILNQMLSVSESRFEEILQKKSGGF
- the LOC123402031 gene encoding pre-mRNA-splicing factor ISY1 homolog, which produces MARNEEKAQSMLNRFITMKQEEKRKPRERRPYLASECRDLADADRWRGEILREIGVKVAEIQNEGLGEHRLRDLNDEINKLLRERSHWERRILELGGRDYSRSSNAALMTDLDGNIVAIPNPSGRGPGYRYFGAAKKLPGVRELFDKPPEVRKRRTRYEIHKRINAGYYGYYDDEDGVLEPLEGAAEKRMRDEVVTEWHRVERVRREAMKNVVSGEVAAAGGRGGEAAREVLFEEVEEEVEEERRLEEERMEREKGEEAGREFVAHVPLPDEKEIERMVLEKKKKELLSKYTSDALQSEQKEAKEMLNVQR